From Salvia splendens isolate huo1 chromosome 16, SspV2, whole genome shotgun sequence, a single genomic window includes:
- the LOC121772450 gene encoding uncharacterized protein LOC121772450, with protein sequence MAEGSKVRLVRCPKCENLLPELPDFSLYKCGGCGAILKAKNRGVVEGRSSEVSEDSKGGVIYEESSIDNGIKVDMESADAIEDSGVEQIQKEGLVSNGASTLPAEHEETPADSDTSRRGKERVRNVESSDDELRPYSQGLVRDRNRGKSCDFRVDGSEFVGFHDDNAKGLPPLDSSRSSPFMDQWGVNTKGSVHGPARGVPAQVRFDDFVYHDEGQSSYGMGSYYDQGERSRYRGHNLDGHNSIESLENGRAELLRKLDELKDRISRSCDMADKPKENIGVDERMVSSTSPDPYGRPHAAYAQEGLTATSHAANRQPMYPDNIVPPYFSRSAGFAPYLDRYGSTVMDSYPQRGYPHEYMHYANTYKPEVLRRPPHQLQSRYIQQPSHEHYPGYYSDANHERFMLHRHENFFHQPACSCVHCSDNNWHMPPRVDPLGMHNRRSQNEPSNQAFDHLTPILHRQQVNTSGNASLYPPQSRQSLTMNSSDIDSDTDGFNYHHPRKLLVGPRGGRVSHPVGGGAPFITCSSCFELLRLPRKHISMDKNKQKLKCGACSSVILFELGSKGLVPSVSMLVEELPTEIDEVSGGTVENMRYWNDGSSTANMNTCSNDFDDFDHKFLPADKKSNSGIPEKQLNNLSSTSSPLEDEQSPENKSSRKRDSPIPDLPASPQELPCHSPDNVIVSRFDKWNKSNRPEQEMVSLERTTSKQNPARDGAVATETDVSLAAFSNSNRSQDSIDISREAPKVNKGGESFLAGLIKKSFRDFKKSNQGGVVGGSQVFVNGHLIPDRIVKKAEKLAGSIQPGEYWYDKQAGFWGVMGYPCLGIVMPNIEEFNYPIPKNCAAGNTGVFVNGRELNKKDLDLLSSRGLPITENRSYLIDITGKVVDEQTREELDGLGKLAPTVERAKHGFGMKVPKFIAQSKS encoded by the exons ATGGCGGAGGGTTCAAAAGTACGGCTTGTTCGTTGCCCTAAGTGTGAGAATCTCCTTCCTGAGCTCCCTGATTTCTCTCTCTACAAGTGTGGAGGCTGTGGTGCGATTTTGAAAG CTAAAAATAGGGGGGTTGTGGAAGGTAGATCGTCAGAGGTATCCGAGGATTCTAAGGGTGGAGTGATTTATGAGGAAAGCAGCATAGATAACGGTATCAAGGTTGACATGGAGAGTGCTGATGCAATTGAAGACAGTGGTGTGGAGCAAATCCAGAAAGAAGGATTGGTTTCGAATGGTGCTTCCACGTTACCAGCTGAACATGAGGAGACGCCAGCTGACTCTGATACGAGTAGGAGAGGTAAAGAAAGGGTGAGAAATGTGGAAAGTTCTGATGATGAGCTCAGGCCATACTCACAAGGTCTGGTCCGTGATAGAAATCGGGGCAAAAGTTGTGATTTTAGAGTGGATGGGTCAGAGTTTGTTGGTTTCCATGATGACAATGCCAAAGGCTTGCCCCCGCTGGATTCTTCAAGATCGAGTCCGTTTATGGACCAGTGGGGCGTGAACACTAAAGGGTCAGTGCACGGGCCAGCTAGGGGCGTTCCTGCTCAAGTGAGGTTTGATGATTTTGTTTATCATGATGAGGGGCAGTCGAGTTATGGCATGGGCTCTTACTATGACCAAGGTGAAAGGTCTAGATATCGAGGTCACAATCTTGATGGACATAACAGCATTGAGAGCTTAGAAAATGGCCGGGCAGAGCTCCTAAGGAAGCTTGATGAACTGAAGGATCGAATATCCCGGTCTTGTGATATGGCGGATAAACCCAAGGAAAATATTGGCGTCGATGAGAGGATGGTTTCCTCCACTTCACCTGATCCTTATGGTAGACCTCATGCTGCTTATGCTCAAGAAGGATTGACTGCTACGTCACACGCTGCAAACAGGCAGCCAATGTATCCTGATAACATTGTACCTCCCTATTTCAGTCGTTCTGCTGGATTTGCTCCATACTTGGATAGGTATGGTTCGACAGTGATGGATTCGTATCCGCAAAGGGGATATCCACATGAGTACATGCACTATGCTAATACCTATAAGCCAGAAGTTCTTCGGAGGCCTCCTCATCAGCTCCAATCCCGATACATCCAACAGCCCAGTCACGAGCACTATCCGGGATACTATAGCGATGCCAATCATGAGCGGTTCATGTTGCACCGGCATGAAAACTTTTTTCATCAGCCAGCATGCTCTTGTGTGCACTGCTCTGATAATAATTGGCATATGCCTCCAAGGGTTGATCCCTTGGGTATGCATAACCGAAGGTCTCAAAACGAACCATCTAATCAGGCTTTTGATCATCTAACCCCTATTCTGCACCGGCAGCAGGTTAATACTTCTGGGAATGCGAGTCTGTATCCACCACAATCTCGACAGTCTTTAACTATGAATTCTTCCGACATAGATTCAGATACTGATGGTTTCAATTACCATCATCCTAGAAAGTTGCTTGTAGGTCCTAGGGGTGGGCGTGTGAGTCATCCCGTCGGAGGTGGTGCTCCTTTTATAACATGCAGCAGTTGCTTTGAGTTACTGAGACTTCCAAGGAAACACATTTCAATggataaaaacaaacaaaagttGAAATGTGGTGCCTGTTCTTCAGTCATCTTGTTTGAACTCGGGAGCAAGGGGCTTGTTCCATCTGTTTCTATGCTCGTCGAGGAATTGCCAACGGAGATTGATGAAGTCTCTGGTGGAACGGTCGAGAACATGAGATACTGGAATGATGGTTCGAGTACTGCCAACATGAACACCTGCTCTAATGATTTTGATGACTTTGACCATAAGTTTTTGCCAGCAGACAAGAAGTCGAATTCTGGTATTCCTGAGAAGCAACTGAATAATCTTTCTTCAACCTCAAGTCCATTGGAGGACGAGCAGAGTCCAGAAAATAAATCATCTAGGAAACGTGATTCCCCAATTCCAGATTTGCCTGCATCACCACAGGAATTACCCTGTCATTCTCCAGATAATGTGATAGTCAGCCGCTTTGACAAATGGAACAAGAGTAATAGACCCGAGCAAGAGATGGTTTCTCTGGAAAGGACAACCTCTAAACAGAATCCTGCAAGAGATGGAGCTGTGGCAACTGAGACAGACGTGTCGTTAGCTGCGTTTTCAAATAGCAATAGGTCTCAGGACTCCATTGACATAAGTAGAGAAGCTCCAAAGGTTAACAAAGGAGGAGAGTCTTTTCTTGCAGGTCTTATCAAAAAGAGCTTCAGAGACTTCAAAAAGTCCAACCAAGGTGGAGTTGTCGGCGGATCTCAAGTTTTTGTAAACGGGCATTTGATACCAGATCGCATAGTCAAGAAGGCTGAAAAACTAGCTGGGTCAATTCAACCAGGAGAATACTG GTACGATAAACAAGCTGGATTTTGGGGCGTGATGGGCTATCCCTGCCTGGGTATTGTCATG CCAAATATTGAAGAATTTAACTATCCTATACCAAAGAACTGTGCTGCTGGAAATACAGGAGTTTTTGTTAATGGACGTGAActcaacaagaaagatttgGATTTGCTCTCGAGCCGAGGTCTGCCAATCACAGAAAACAGATCATATCTCATTGACATAACTGGAAAAGTGGTTGATGAGCAAACTAGGGAAGAACTAGATGGTTTGGGAAAACTTGCACCAAC